In one window of Paenarthrobacter nicotinovorans DNA:
- a CDS encoding ArnT family glycosyltransferase, translating into MATSVATRRRAAHRQPVLRSLSSLMIRGWERLGAPVDGRKVPGTRIVALLAAVVGYVACLYTIGHGTNLDYSDAQSHLTIARRIFDSKAPGFEQLGTVWLPMPHLLLAPFVVNMWLFSTGWAAGLLGILALSATATGLYLIAARLGLGRAGRLATTLVVLANPAVLYVYTTALTEPVLIMCIVGGMAGLAHWSTSRRRMSAGELAVFAGIPSAAAVLSRYEGWALVMTGTLFVLIVSKRRTGQWREALTMAGGYVMIPAAAVLWWLSYNWAIYGNPLEFMFGQYSAYAQQKNITDGGLLPTKGNLGLTLTTFHWSLLETAGVVVLALAACGAVVLVFRRGFANSTLLVAVTGSAYAFALLSLFLGQTAINNDHSLPTTWWNNRFALTALPLVAVLVAVFVQELTRPARLRPWLICALLGALVVQNVWWNEDPTGRLAVLAEGRMSAESTTNSTAAARWLNQHYESGGILMDESARGNAVLPVMGIPLKEIYNRASGDYFAPALDDPAKYAKWVFVNVEAGTGARDSGPTDLVYQAIIKNPSFGVRYSVAFSTPTHRIYERSSDS; encoded by the coding sequence ATGGCAACTAGCGTTGCCACGCGGCGCCGCGCTGCCCACCGGCAGCCGGTGCTGCGGTCCCTGTCATCGCTGATGATCCGGGGTTGGGAACGGCTCGGCGCCCCGGTGGACGGACGCAAGGTCCCGGGCACCAGGATTGTGGCCTTGTTGGCCGCAGTGGTGGGCTACGTTGCTTGCCTGTACACCATCGGCCACGGCACCAACCTGGACTACTCCGACGCCCAAAGCCACCTGACCATCGCCCGGCGCATCTTCGACAGCAAGGCGCCCGGCTTTGAACAGCTCGGCACGGTGTGGCTGCCCATGCCCCACCTTCTGCTGGCGCCGTTCGTGGTGAACATGTGGCTGTTCAGCACGGGCTGGGCTGCGGGACTATTGGGGATCCTCGCCTTGTCCGCTACCGCCACGGGCCTGTACCTGATCGCAGCGCGCCTCGGTTTGGGCCGGGCGGGCCGCCTGGCGACCACACTGGTGGTCCTGGCGAACCCGGCGGTCCTCTACGTTTACACCACTGCTTTGACCGAGCCCGTGCTGATCATGTGCATCGTGGGCGGCATGGCAGGGCTGGCACATTGGTCCACCAGCCGGCGTCGGATGAGCGCCGGTGAACTGGCAGTCTTTGCAGGCATTCCCTCGGCCGCAGCCGTCCTCTCCCGCTATGAGGGGTGGGCGCTGGTGATGACCGGGACGCTGTTCGTGCTGATCGTCTCCAAGCGCCGCACAGGCCAATGGCGCGAAGCCCTCACCATGGCCGGCGGCTACGTGATGATCCCTGCTGCGGCGGTGCTGTGGTGGCTTTCGTACAACTGGGCCATCTACGGCAACCCGCTTGAGTTCATGTTCGGGCAGTATTCCGCTTACGCGCAGCAGAAAAACATCACCGACGGCGGCCTGTTGCCTACCAAGGGCAACCTCGGACTGACGCTGACTACTTTCCACTGGTCGTTGCTGGAAACCGCGGGGGTGGTGGTCCTCGCCCTGGCGGCGTGCGGCGCCGTCGTGCTGGTCTTCAGGAGGGGCTTCGCGAACAGCACCCTCCTGGTGGCGGTGACCGGCAGCGCCTATGCCTTTGCGCTGTTGAGCCTCTTCCTGGGCCAAACGGCCATCAACAATGACCACTCGCTTCCCACCACCTGGTGGAACAACCGCTTCGCCCTGACGGCGTTGCCGTTGGTAGCGGTTTTGGTGGCCGTCTTCGTGCAGGAACTGACCCGGCCGGCGCGGCTCCGGCCCTGGCTGATCTGTGCTTTGCTGGGTGCATTGGTGGTGCAGAACGTGTGGTGGAACGAGGACCCCACCGGGAGGTTGGCCGTCCTGGCGGAAGGCAGGATGTCAGCTGAATCCACCACCAACTCCACCGCCGCCGCCCGTTGGCTGAACCAGCACTACGAATCCGGCGGGATCCTGATGGACGAAAGCGCACGCGGAAACGCAGTGCTTCCAGTGATGGGCATCCCGCTCAAGGAAATCTACAACAGGGCCTCCGGCGATTACTTCGCTCCTGCGCTGGATGATCCGGCCAAGTATGCCAAATGGGTGTTCGTTAACGTCGAAGCAGGTACAGGAGCGCGGGATTCGGGCCCCACCGACCTCGTTTACCAGGCGATCATCAAGAACCCTTCCTTCGGCGTGCGCTACTCCGTCGCCTTTTCCACGCCCACGCACCGGATCTATGAAAGGTCCTCGGATTCATGA
- a CDS encoding GntR family transcriptional regulator — MIQMTPTAQSQPEVAYQWMKSYIAALPREEETFLNEAVLAKTTGTSRTPVREALLRLEAEGFVKRIPHKGAFVPPISDPDVRAILQARAVVEKWAVSALDTMADAQIDAFQSVIDQQREAKNDPARFIELDTEFHTLMVQAGGNPVLADFYASLRQKQLRIGVKAVSRGSDRAGDVLREHQLIVDALRSRSLEAAHQAIDAHLDSTRWAVIGY, encoded by the coding sequence ATGATCCAAATGACTCCCACTGCGCAATCCCAGCCCGAAGTGGCTTATCAGTGGATGAAAAGCTACATCGCTGCCCTCCCGCGGGAGGAGGAGACGTTCCTCAACGAGGCCGTCCTCGCCAAGACCACGGGCACATCCCGTACGCCGGTACGGGAGGCCCTGCTGCGCCTCGAAGCGGAAGGCTTCGTCAAGCGGATCCCCCATAAGGGCGCGTTCGTGCCCCCAATTTCCGACCCCGATGTGCGGGCAATCCTGCAGGCCAGGGCCGTGGTGGAAAAGTGGGCCGTGTCAGCCCTGGACACCATGGCCGACGCACAGATCGACGCTTTCCAGAGCGTCATCGACCAGCAACGGGAAGCCAAGAATGATCCCGCGCGCTTCATTGAGCTGGATACCGAGTTCCATACGCTCATGGTTCAGGCCGGCGGAAATCCGGTCCTCGCCGACTTCTACGCCTCGCTCCGGCAGAAGCAGCTGAGAATCGGCGTCAAAGCAGTGTCCCGGGGATCGGATCGCGCCGGTGATGTGCTTCGCGAACATCAACTGATTGTGGACGCCCTGCGCAGCCGAAGCCTGGAAGCGGCCCACCAAGCCATCGATGCGCACTTGGACTCCACCCGATGGGCCGTCATCGGCTACTAA
- a CDS encoding cellulose biosynthesis cyclic di-GMP-binding regulatory protein BcsB, with protein MTQNPARARARSRTAAILIACAATLAVSAITAPTASAGPAQGAVVRASSSVSAMAGQVEQTLVVPVTAGLEPTRIKGSIVVSGKPEGTVRATVNGRIVLEANAAAAIALNQAVSSADVINQQMTVGLQFIPAAQTMCVLSNATATLNNLAVDFSGTAEVPTTVGGFFPVSVPAVVLPVPADPGADVSAAVMTAAASMTHRYPDASVSVVPEAGLAARAAGLPAGSRVLSVVGDQGETSTKLSTTSGLPQLILSGHDEQLRTAARALASDNTALAVTSSVTGLTSALPASPGLTQSLKDLGSSTLKLSGYGTPESYVGVTQSQFGGPVQSVKVQLKGTHTAVPANAQAQLSVFWNDYLLSSRNLDGGDSFSVDAEVPAGQLQANNGLRIRLAALPAGGDCTGPAGVMPMEVTVDTAGSTLTAARGGSMKAGFARFPQALGQSVPVAFGDGNAQANTVNAATLVASLQRQSATLLDTRVVGLDTLAGSSESGLVVGATGDVADKLSAPLRLAEFRTISPKDVEYGVGTSAPFGVLEAFEQGGRDLLLLGAWAPDGDASAAALQASLTSHISGVDGGWASLSRNLLVTQPSGTPVLLESNVVVPQKAVTDDYRPYAWWIGGAVLVLGLAFAARTILMRRRAKEAQAYVDAEQKATEPGHGN; from the coding sequence GTGACCCAAAACCCTGCCAGAGCCCGCGCCCGATCCCGCACCGCAGCCATACTCATCGCCTGCGCCGCCACCCTCGCGGTTTCCGCCATCACGGCCCCTACGGCTTCGGCCGGTCCCGCACAGGGAGCAGTGGTCCGGGCGTCCTCCAGCGTGTCGGCCATGGCCGGCCAGGTGGAGCAGACACTTGTGGTTCCGGTGACTGCGGGATTGGAGCCCACGCGGATCAAGGGCAGCATCGTGGTCTCCGGAAAGCCGGAAGGAACAGTCCGCGCAACGGTCAACGGCAGGATAGTCCTCGAAGCCAACGCAGCAGCAGCCATCGCCCTAAACCAGGCAGTGAGCAGCGCAGACGTCATCAACCAACAGATGACCGTGGGACTGCAGTTCATCCCGGCGGCGCAGACTATGTGCGTCCTCTCAAACGCCACAGCCACGCTGAACAACCTCGCAGTCGATTTCTCCGGAACCGCGGAGGTTCCCACGACCGTCGGCGGGTTCTTCCCGGTGTCCGTGCCCGCCGTCGTACTTCCCGTCCCGGCGGACCCGGGTGCCGATGTTTCCGCAGCCGTCATGACTGCCGCCGCCTCGATGACGCACCGCTACCCGGACGCCTCTGTCAGCGTGGTCCCGGAAGCCGGACTTGCCGCCCGGGCGGCCGGCCTTCCTGCGGGCAGCCGGGTCCTCAGCGTCGTGGGTGACCAAGGCGAAACCAGCACCAAACTCTCCACCACATCCGGCCTCCCGCAGCTCATCCTCAGCGGCCATGACGAACAGCTCCGTACCGCCGCGCGCGCACTGGCCAGCGACAATACAGCGCTCGCCGTGACATCGTCCGTCACCGGGTTGACGTCCGCATTGCCTGCGTCGCCCGGCCTGACGCAAAGCCTCAAGGACCTGGGCAGCAGCACCCTGAAACTCTCCGGATACGGCACGCCGGAATCGTACGTGGGAGTCACCCAGTCCCAGTTCGGCGGTCCCGTCCAATCAGTGAAGGTCCAGCTCAAGGGCACGCACACGGCCGTGCCGGCCAACGCCCAGGCTCAGCTTTCCGTCTTCTGGAACGATTACCTGCTTAGCTCCAGGAACCTCGACGGCGGTGACAGCTTTTCGGTGGACGCCGAAGTACCAGCCGGGCAGCTTCAGGCGAACAACGGCCTCCGGATCCGGCTCGCGGCCCTTCCCGCGGGCGGTGATTGCACCGGCCCCGCAGGTGTGATGCCCATGGAGGTCACCGTGGACACGGCAGGCAGCACGCTGACTGCCGCCCGGGGCGGTTCCATGAAGGCCGGTTTTGCACGGTTCCCCCAGGCCCTGGGACAGAGTGTTCCCGTAGCGTTCGGCGACGGCAACGCGCAGGCAAACACCGTGAACGCGGCCACCCTGGTAGCTTCCCTGCAGCGGCAGAGCGCCACCTTGCTGGACACCCGGGTGGTGGGCCTGGATACCTTGGCCGGCTCCAGCGAGTCCGGACTGGTGGTGGGCGCCACCGGCGATGTTGCCGACAAGCTCTCGGCACCCCTGCGTTTGGCCGAGTTCCGCACCATCTCGCCGAAGGACGTCGAATACGGGGTGGGCACGTCGGCACCGTTCGGTGTCCTGGAGGCGTTCGAACAAGGCGGCCGTGATCTTTTGCTCCTCGGGGCGTGGGCACCGGACGGCGACGCTTCCGCGGCTGCGTTGCAGGCTTCCCTGACCTCGCACATCAGTGGTGTTGACGGCGGTTGGGCATCATTGTCCCGGAACCTCCTGGTCACCCAGCCCTCGGGTACGCCGGTCTTGCTGGAAAGCAACGTGGTGGTTCCGCAGAAGGCCGTCACCGACGACTACCGTCCCTACGCCTGGTGGATCGGCGGTGCAGTGCTGGTGCTGGGCCTCGCGTTCGCCGCCCGCACCATCCTGATGCGGCGCCGGGCCAAGGAAGCTCAGGCTTACGTGGACGCTGAACAGAAGGCGACCGAACCGGGCCATGGCAACTAG
- a CDS encoding DUF503 domain-containing protein — translation MWIGWIEFDVLLGDVHSLKEKRSLVRPLVAELKRRFEVSAAETGFQDQHRRALIGAAVVAPDHAHLQQVLDAVERFVAARPEFELLSARQRELHSED, via the coding sequence ATGTGGATCGGGTGGATCGAATTTGATGTCCTGCTGGGCGATGTTCACAGCCTGAAGGAGAAGCGTTCGCTGGTCCGGCCGCTGGTCGCCGAACTCAAGCGCCGCTTTGAGGTCTCCGCAGCTGAGACCGGCTTCCAGGACCAGCACCGGCGCGCTTTGATTGGCGCTGCTGTGGTGGCCCCTGACCACGCCCACCTTCAGCAAGTGCTCGACGCCGTTGAACGTTTCGTGGCTGCCAGGCCTGAATTTGAGCTGCTTAGCGCACGGCAGCGGGAGTTGCACAGCGAGGATTAG
- a CDS encoding carbohydrate ABC transporter permease produces MTVVKTQQSRNDDGLAAVVPAAAPQQLVKRRRKPLTWDKVSFFAVFLGLPLAIYLLFVIWPFIQAFGYSLTDWSGFSPTQNFIGLENYTKIFTDDIFMKAMGNNILLVIFLPIITIILSLVLASLVTVGGSSKGQIKGLRNSSFYRVVSFFPYTIPAIAIGIMWGQIYDPSGGLLNGILTGLGLDQFKDFAWLGNKDTAMIATMFVIVWGFVGFYMVLFVAGIKGIPAELFEAARIDGAGRFRTAVSITIPLIRDNIQTAYIYMGILALDAFVYMAALNSGGGPDNSTLVMAQQLFFTAFSKGQFGLASAMGVVLAIATLIFSGLVFLVNRLTGGDKDVSL; encoded by the coding sequence GTGACCGTAGTGAAAACACAGCAGAGCCGGAACGACGACGGCCTGGCCGCCGTCGTTCCGGCCGCAGCTCCACAGCAATTGGTCAAGCGGCGGCGCAAGCCGCTGACCTGGGACAAAGTCAGCTTCTTCGCGGTATTCCTCGGACTTCCGCTGGCGATCTACCTGTTGTTCGTGATCTGGCCGTTCATCCAGGCATTCGGCTACTCGCTGACGGACTGGTCCGGCTTCTCGCCCACACAGAACTTCATCGGCCTGGAGAACTACACCAAGATCTTCACGGACGATATCTTCATGAAAGCCATGGGGAACAACATCCTCCTGGTTATTTTCCTGCCGATCATCACCATCATCCTGAGCCTGGTGCTGGCTTCCCTGGTGACCGTTGGCGGAAGCAGCAAGGGGCAGATCAAGGGCCTCCGGAATTCCAGCTTCTACCGGGTTGTGTCATTCTTCCCGTACACGATTCCCGCGATTGCCATCGGCATCATGTGGGGGCAGATCTACGATCCTTCGGGCGGTCTGCTGAACGGCATCCTTACAGGGCTGGGTCTGGACCAGTTCAAGGACTTCGCCTGGCTGGGCAACAAGGACACTGCCATGATCGCCACGATGTTCGTGATCGTGTGGGGCTTCGTTGGCTTCTACATGGTCCTGTTCGTCGCAGGCATCAAGGGCATTCCCGCTGAACTCTTCGAAGCGGCAAGGATCGACGGCGCGGGCCGCTTCCGCACCGCTGTGTCCATCACCATTCCGCTGATCCGGGACAACATCCAGACCGCCTACATCTACATGGGCATCCTGGCATTGGACGCGTTTGTCTACATGGCCGCACTGAACTCCGGCGGTGGTCCGGACAACTCCACACTGGTCATGGCGCAGCAGTTGTTCTTCACAGCCTTCAGCAAGGGGCAGTTCGGTCTCGCCAGCGCCATGGGTGTCGTGCTGGCCATTGCAACGCTGATCTTCTCCGGATTGGTCTTCTTGGTCAACCGGCTCACCGGCGGCGATAAGGATGTGAGCCTGTAA
- a CDS encoding glycosyltransferase, which yields MTPASLVKGQFNRQSIGQTLLAAGLVTPEQLQRALDRAAIEGGLLGRHLILEAGLDRRRIYEVLARQWDAPLVDLVAEPPADELMEQLIFSELAEPQWLPWRSEDGVLTVATAVVPSAAIAEEAAAKFGATDVVFRTTTDWDINQSIQRSFRRHLLYESAERLAEERPGDSARIALTPWQRYLPVVLVAAIMVAFVISPLTAVIVLLAAANIVFLISIGFKTLASLRRPFDKLHEAAVVRARNKERARRGLPPVADERIPDSELPVYTILVPVFREANIIDKLLTNLGQLDYPRSKLDVLVLLEEDDAETIAAAKASRPPEYVRILIVPRGEPQTKPRACNYGLTFARGEYVVIYDAEDRPDPGQLRASIAAFKRDEFERKHLNPGRKPLICVQAALNYFNADQNVLTRLFTIEYTHWFDSMLPGLDNSGIPLPLGGTSNHFVTALLKEVGAWDPWNVTEDADLGLRAAVDGYRVGVIDSTTWEEACSQVPAWIKQRTRWIKGYMITSAVNTRNSLRYIKSTGVAGTVGFLGLILGTPLAFLAYPLVVGFTVVTYIGYDIVGLVLPGWLLAGGVVSMLFGNAMMIIVSGVATFRRHGWRIAIFALLNPFYWVLHSVAAWRAAWQMLTSPHKWEKTPHGLEAEYHDDGHWVG from the coding sequence ATGACCCCTGCTTCCCTCGTCAAAGGACAGTTCAACCGGCAGTCGATCGGCCAGACACTGCTCGCTGCAGGCCTTGTGACCCCTGAACAACTGCAGCGTGCACTGGATCGGGCCGCGATCGAAGGCGGTTTGCTGGGACGGCACTTGATCCTGGAAGCCGGGCTGGACCGGCGTCGGATCTATGAAGTGCTGGCCCGGCAGTGGGACGCCCCGCTGGTGGATCTGGTGGCCGAGCCACCAGCGGACGAACTCATGGAGCAGCTCATTTTCAGCGAGCTTGCGGAACCTCAATGGTTGCCGTGGCGCAGCGAGGACGGAGTGCTGACCGTGGCGACGGCGGTTGTTCCGTCCGCGGCAATCGCCGAGGAAGCAGCAGCGAAGTTCGGGGCCACCGACGTCGTCTTCCGCACTACGACGGACTGGGACATCAACCAATCCATCCAACGCTCCTTCAGGCGCCACCTGCTCTACGAATCCGCTGAACGCCTGGCCGAGGAACGGCCGGGTGACTCCGCACGCATCGCGCTGACGCCGTGGCAACGGTACCTTCCTGTGGTCCTTGTAGCGGCAATCATGGTGGCGTTCGTGATCTCGCCGCTGACGGCGGTCATCGTGCTGCTGGCTGCGGCGAACATCGTCTTCCTGATCAGCATCGGATTCAAGACGTTGGCCAGTCTCCGTCGGCCTTTCGACAAGCTCCACGAGGCGGCAGTGGTCCGGGCACGGAACAAGGAACGTGCACGACGCGGCCTTCCGCCGGTGGCCGATGAGCGGATTCCGGATTCCGAGCTACCCGTCTACACGATCCTTGTACCGGTGTTCCGCGAGGCCAACATCATCGACAAACTGCTGACGAACCTGGGGCAGCTGGATTACCCCCGGTCCAAGCTGGATGTGCTGGTCCTCCTGGAGGAAGACGACGCCGAGACCATCGCCGCGGCCAAGGCCTCCAGGCCGCCGGAGTACGTCCGTATCCTCATCGTTCCGCGGGGCGAGCCCCAAACCAAGCCAAGGGCGTGCAATTACGGACTGACGTTTGCGCGGGGCGAATACGTGGTCATTTACGACGCCGAGGACCGCCCTGATCCGGGACAGCTGAGGGCTTCCATTGCAGCCTTCAAACGGGATGAGTTCGAGCGGAAGCACCTGAACCCCGGCCGCAAACCGCTCATCTGTGTCCAGGCCGCGCTGAATTACTTCAACGCCGACCAGAACGTGCTCACGCGCCTGTTCACCATCGAGTACACGCACTGGTTCGATTCCATGCTCCCGGGCCTGGACAACTCCGGGATCCCGTTGCCGCTGGGCGGCACGTCCAACCACTTCGTCACCGCGCTGCTCAAGGAAGTTGGCGCGTGGGACCCGTGGAACGTGACAGAGGACGCGGACCTGGGACTTCGGGCAGCCGTGGACGGTTACCGGGTGGGTGTCATCGACTCCACAACGTGGGAGGAGGCCTGTTCACAGGTGCCTGCCTGGATCAAGCAACGCACCCGCTGGATCAAGGGGTACATGATTACCTCGGCGGTGAATACCCGGAACTCCCTGAGGTACATCAAGAGCACGGGGGTAGCCGGAACCGTAGGCTTCCTTGGCCTGATCCTCGGCACGCCGCTGGCGTTCCTGGCCTATCCGCTGGTGGTTGGATTCACCGTGGTGACCTACATCGGTTACGACATCGTAGGCCTGGTCCTTCCCGGGTGGTTGCTGGCCGGAGGGGTGGTGTCCATGCTGTTCGGCAATGCCATGATGATCATCGTCTCCGGTGTCGCCACCTTCCGCAGGCATGGTTGGAGGATCGCGATTTTTGCCTTGCTGAACCCGTTCTACTGGGTCCTGCATTCCGTGGCGGCGTGGCGCGCAGCCTGGCAGATGCTGACCAGCCCCCATAAATGGGAGAAGACCCCGCACGGGCTGGAGGCGGAATACCACGACGACGGCCACTGGGTCGGGTGA
- a CDS encoding carbohydrate ABC transporter permease — protein sequence MTTKVSTPEMKSLHFQPRTPATSTSDKVVGAVSHTALTIWTLIVILPLLWTVMSSFKTSSEIFASPFALPSQWNLDNYTKAWSEAGIGAAFLNSVLVVAVALVIVMVLGAMCAYVLARYTFPGSRAIYYLMLAGLTFPIFLAMVPLFFVLKNMGLLNTLPGLILVYVGFALPFTVFFLFSFFKSLPHEITEAAALDGAGEWRTFFQVMLPMAKPGLASVAIFNFLGLWNQFLIPVSINAAGPRVLSQELAAFAGQMGYAVDFGALFAAVTVTVVPVLIVYIIFQRQLQGSVSQGTSK from the coding sequence ATGACGACAAAAGTTTCAACTCCGGAAATGAAGTCCCTGCACTTCCAGCCGCGGACCCCGGCAACATCCACGTCCGACAAAGTGGTGGGAGCGGTCTCGCACACTGCCCTGACCATTTGGACGCTCATTGTCATCCTGCCGTTGCTGTGGACGGTCATGTCGTCCTTCAAGACGTCCAGCGAGATCTTTGCTTCGCCGTTCGCCTTGCCGTCCCAGTGGAACCTGGATAACTACACCAAGGCGTGGAGTGAAGCAGGCATCGGAGCTGCGTTCCTGAACTCCGTGCTGGTGGTCGCTGTGGCCCTGGTGATCGTCATGGTCCTTGGCGCCATGTGTGCCTACGTGCTTGCCCGCTACACCTTCCCGGGCAGCAGGGCCATCTACTACCTGATGCTCGCCGGCCTGACTTTCCCGATCTTCCTGGCCATGGTTCCCTTGTTCTTCGTCCTGAAGAACATGGGACTGCTGAACACACTGCCCGGGTTGATTCTGGTCTACGTCGGCTTCGCGCTGCCGTTCACGGTGTTCTTCCTCTTCTCCTTCTTCAAGTCGTTGCCGCACGAAATCACAGAGGCAGCAGCCCTTGACGGTGCGGGGGAGTGGCGGACGTTCTTCCAGGTCATGTTGCCGATGGCCAAGCCGGGCCTCGCCTCGGTGGCCATCTTCAACTTCCTGGGCCTGTGGAACCAGTTCCTGATCCCGGTGTCCATCAACGCCGCCGGTCCACGCGTGCTGTCGCAGGAACTGGCGGCCTTCGCCGGCCAGATGGGCTACGCGGTGGACTTCGGGGCATTGTTCGCCGCCGTTACCGTGACCGTGGTTCCGGTGCTGATCGTGTACATCATCTTCCAGCGCCAGTTGCAGGGCTCCGTTTCACAGGGCACCTCAAAGTAG
- a CDS encoding GGDEF domain-containing protein, whose translation MDTVLDPFSVRVALGVVTVTLLVLFCTSFHRTRSPYAGWWSLALLQFMAGNTAFLLNGSPHQQWANPVGNVLVVAGAFSVWAGARSLLDLKTARWQLAAGPVVTAVASVLESPATNVWSGGFVYLAMMATGIALAARDLWLIKASHSQVHKALSLAAGLLATYYLGRFTVYALEGPASEAFRMYFGPGPSGLVSLVLLVTVSFSMTALTSDQLIKGLKERAARDHLTGLLNRGTFLELATTELHRLYSTGSGAAVVLADLDHFKAVNDEYGHGAGDEALKAFAAACAASVRSTDLIGRYGGEEFILFLPGATQERAESIAVEISRRTAGMRTPEGIPFPTISYGVTSSISAGADLNFMIEVADAALYSAKAQGRNRIVGADRLEAATIADEARS comes from the coding sequence TTGGACACGGTGCTCGATCCGTTCTCTGTAAGAGTCGCCCTGGGCGTCGTCACAGTAACCCTCTTGGTGTTGTTCTGTACCTCCTTCCACCGCACCCGTTCGCCGTATGCCGGTTGGTGGAGCCTGGCCTTGCTGCAATTCATGGCCGGTAACACAGCCTTCCTGCTCAACGGATCCCCGCATCAGCAATGGGCCAATCCGGTGGGAAACGTCCTGGTGGTGGCTGGAGCATTCAGCGTGTGGGCCGGAGCCCGCTCCTTGCTGGACCTCAAGACCGCACGCTGGCAACTTGCCGCAGGTCCTGTGGTCACTGCTGTTGCTTCTGTCCTCGAAAGCCCCGCCACCAATGTCTGGTCCGGGGGCTTCGTCTATCTGGCCATGATGGCCACCGGGATTGCCTTGGCCGCCCGGGATCTTTGGCTGATCAAAGCTTCCCATTCCCAGGTCCACAAGGCGTTGTCGCTGGCAGCAGGTCTCCTGGCCACGTACTACCTGGGCCGCTTTACGGTCTATGCACTGGAAGGGCCGGCAAGTGAGGCCTTCCGTATGTACTTCGGTCCCGGACCGTCGGGCCTGGTTTCGCTGGTGCTGCTGGTGACGGTGTCCTTCAGCATGACGGCCCTCACCAGCGACCAACTCATCAAGGGTTTGAAGGAGCGGGCGGCCCGCGACCACCTGACCGGCCTGCTCAACCGTGGAACGTTCCTCGAACTGGCCACCACCGAGCTCCACCGTTTGTACTCCACAGGATCCGGCGCTGCCGTGGTCCTGGCAGACCTGGATCACTTCAAGGCAGTCAACGACGAATACGGTCATGGCGCCGGGGATGAGGCCTTGAAGGCCTTCGCTGCGGCCTGCGCCGCGTCCGTGAGGTCCACGGACCTCATTGGACGCTACGGCGGGGAGGAGTTCATCCTTTTCCTGCCCGGGGCCACACAGGAGCGGGCTGAGAGCATCGCCGTCGAAATCAGCCGCCGGACCGCAGGCATGCGCACACCGGAAGGTATCCCGTTCCCCACCATCAGCTATGGAGTTACGTCCAGCATCTCTGCCGGAGCCGATCTGAACTTCATGATCGAGGTAGCTGACGCAGCGCTTTACAGTGCCAAGGCACAAGGAAGAAACCGGATTGTAGGAGCCGACCGCCTCGAGGCGGCCACTATTGCGGATGAGGCACGATCATGA
- a CDS encoding alpha/beta fold hydrolase: MTDLKKAEPRQQKHSSLPVVAASSLAGTAVEWYDFFLYGTAAALVFNKLFFPTDDPLVGTMLALVKFVLVHGAWHYGEMWDPVRTHLEAAGHEVHTPTAGGLGPNDSKYVNLNGAAEPIIEYIREHNLSDFVLVGHSWGGYLISRVAIEMPERIRRLVYFAAFVPEHGKALVDEVPPHLRAALQASADERSDGSVVLPFFVWRDGFFNDGSAEHAQEIYDVLRPQPFGAFTDPADMTGWERVPQAFSYIAPLDDNDITQGEWGRHPRLSNRLGVFRLVSMEGSHEVLLTNPGYTALKFIEAGRD, translated from the coding sequence ATGACCGATTTGAAGAAAGCCGAGCCAAGGCAGCAAAAGCACTCCAGCTTGCCCGTGGTTGCTGCTTCGAGCCTCGCCGGTACGGCAGTGGAATGGTACGACTTCTTTCTCTACGGCACAGCCGCTGCACTGGTATTCAATAAGCTCTTCTTCCCCACGGACGATCCCCTCGTCGGCACCATGCTGGCGCTGGTGAAGTTTGTCCTTGTACACGGCGCTTGGCACTACGGCGAAATGTGGGACCCCGTTCGCACCCACCTTGAGGCGGCAGGGCACGAAGTTCATACCCCCACTGCGGGTGGACTGGGGCCGAACGACAGCAAATACGTCAACCTGAACGGTGCGGCCGAGCCGATCATCGAATACATCAGGGAGCACAACCTCAGCGACTTTGTGCTGGTGGGCCACAGCTGGGGCGGTTATCTGATCTCCAGGGTCGCCATTGAAATGCCCGAACGGATCCGACGACTCGTCTACTTTGCAGCGTTCGTGCCGGAGCACGGCAAAGCGCTGGTGGACGAGGTACCGCCGCACCTCCGGGCCGCCCTGCAGGCAAGCGCCGACGAACGCTCTGACGGCTCGGTGGTCCTGCCGTTCTTCGTGTGGAGGGACGGATTCTTCAACGATGGAAGCGCCGAACACGCCCAGGAAATCTACGATGTACTGCGCCCCCAGCCCTTCGGCGCATTCACCGACCCTGCAGACATGACAGGTTGGGAGCGCGTTCCCCAGGCGTTCAGCTACATCGCGCCTTTGGACGACAACGACATCACCCAGGGGGAATGGGGACGGCACCCCCGGCTATCAAACAGGTTGGGCGTCTTCCGGCTGGTCAGTATGGAAGGCAGCCACGAGGTCCTCCTGACAAACCCCGGGTACACCGCCCTTAAGTTCATTGAGGCCGGCAGGGACTGA